One Meiothermus sp. QL-1 DNA segment encodes these proteins:
- the glf gene encoding UDP-galactopyranose mutase — protein MKFDWLIVGAGFTGAVLAERIASQLDQKVLVVDVRDHIGGNAYDYYDEHGVLVHKYGPHIFHTNSRKVWDYLSQFTEWRPYHHRVLASVEGKLVPVPFNLNSLYALFPPKYAERLEEKLICTYGFGVKVPILRLREAEDKELRFLADYIYKNIFYGYTLKQWELKPEELDPSVTGRVPVYISRDDRYFQDTYQGMPKHGYTVMFQRMLAHKNIKVLLNTDFREVENEVHFNRMIYTGPIDAFFDYTYGPLPYRSLRFEFEYKTLARFQKVGQVNYPSEHNYTRITEFKHLTGQKHHGTTVAIEYPQAHIPGKTIPYYPIPKEENRILYELYKKETQNLGRRVFFAGRLADYKYYNMDQAVGRALMLFGEISKL, from the coding sequence ATGAAGTTTGACTGGCTAATCGTAGGTGCAGGATTCACCGGGGCTGTGCTGGCAGAGCGGATTGCCTCCCAGCTCGACCAAAAAGTTTTGGTAGTGGATGTGCGGGACCATATAGGGGGCAATGCCTACGACTACTACGACGAGCACGGGGTGCTCGTCCACAAGTACGGCCCCCACATATTCCACACCAACAGCCGCAAGGTATGGGACTACCTCTCGCAGTTTACCGAGTGGCGCCCGTACCACCACCGCGTGTTGGCTTCAGTAGAAGGCAAACTAGTTCCAGTTCCTTTCAACTTAAATTCGCTCTATGCCCTATTCCCTCCAAAGTATGCCGAGCGCTTGGAGGAAAAACTAATATGCACCTACGGCTTCGGTGTCAAGGTACCCATCCTCAGGCTTCGGGAGGCCGAGGACAAAGAGCTGCGTTTTCTAGCCGACTACATTTACAAGAACATATTCTACGGCTACACCCTCAAGCAATGGGAACTCAAGCCTGAGGAACTAGACCCAAGCGTCACAGGCCGCGTGCCGGTTTACATTTCTCGCGATGACCGGTACTTCCAGGACACCTATCAAGGCATGCCCAAGCACGGCTATACGGTTATGTTCCAGCGAATGCTAGCTCACAAAAACATAAAGGTGCTGCTGAACACGGATTTTCGAGAGGTTGAAAATGAAGTCCATTTCAATCGAATGATTTACACCGGACCCATCGATGCTTTCTTCGACTACACATATGGCCCGCTTCCATATCGCAGTCTGAGATTTGAATTCGAATACAAAACGCTTGCTAGATTTCAGAAGGTTGGCCAGGTTAACTACCCAAGCGAGCACAACTACACGCGTATTACGGAATTTAAGCATCTCACCGGACAGAAACATCATGGGACTACAGTTGCAATTGAGTACCCACAAGCCCACATACCCGGTAAGACCATACCGTATTACCCCATACCTAAAGAAGAAAATCGGATACTCTACGAGTTATACAAGAAAGAAACACAAAATCTTGGCAGGAGAGTGTTTTTCGCGGGCCGACTAGCTGACTACAAATACTATAATATGGATCAAGCTGTAGGAAGGGCCCTTATGCTATTCGGGGAAATTTCGAAACTCTAA
- a CDS encoding glycosyltransferase, with product MRTEVALLMPVYQDQAGLEFTLSSLPKEVPLDVVVVDDGSQPPIELPTLPSPHKGFLLRLSQNQGIEYALNHGLEWILSQGYPYVARLDAGDECLPGRFEKQLDFLKKHPEYAMVGGQVLFINEQGKEVFRERFPTEDSSIRRIMHARNCFIHPAVMIRSQVLKEVGLYSNRYKAVEDYELFFRVVRRYKVANLADTILAYRINPLGISLKKRRQQVWNRLRVMLLNFDPLLIESWLGILKNSLLLITPVWMVQALKRRLAAYRGWL from the coding sequence ATGAGAACAGAAGTGGCCCTCCTTATGCCCGTCTATCAAGACCAAGCAGGCCTCGAGTTCACCTTGTCTTCTCTCCCCAAAGAAGTCCCGTTGGATGTGGTAGTAGTTGATGACGGTAGCCAACCACCTATTGAACTCCCCACTTTGCCTTCACCCCACAAGGGATTTCTTTTGAGACTTTCACAAAACCAGGGTATAGAATACGCACTAAACCACGGCCTTGAATGGATTTTGTCTCAAGGATATCCCTACGTGGCCCGCTTGGATGCAGGCGATGAATGTTTGCCTGGGCGCTTCGAAAAGCAACTGGATTTTTTAAAAAAACACCCTGAATATGCTATGGTGGGCGGTCAAGTGCTTTTCATAAACGAGCAGGGAAAAGAGGTTTTCAGGGAACGTTTCCCAACAGAGGACAGCTCAATTCGACGCATAATGCATGCGCGAAATTGCTTTATTCATCCGGCGGTGATGATTAGGAGCCAAGTCTTGAAAGAAGTAGGCCTTTACTCAAATCGCTACAAAGCGGTAGAAGATTACGAGCTCTTCTTTAGAGTGGTAAGGAGGTACAAAGTCGCCAACCTGGCGGATACGATACTTGCCTACAGAATAAACCCACTTGGCATCTCATTAAAGAAGCGGCGGCAACAAGTCTGGAACCGCTTAAGGGTAATGCTTCTAAACTTTGACCCCCTACTTATAGAGAGTTGGCTGGGCATCCTGAAAAATTCTTTGCTGCTGATTACACCTGTGTGGATGGTACAAGCCCTCAAACGCAGGCTAGCAGCATACCGGGGATGGTTGTGA
- a CDS encoding glycosyltransferase, translating into MPNQNTVESREKVCAIVVTHNREDLLRTCLESIYRQNRLPDKVLVVENACKDETGKVLERFFPEVTRIALAKNEGSAGGFYHGLNKAYEMGFDWYWVADDDCVAEPDTLATLLEVARTNKLDAVAPLLVDISTPNLLCFPLPTSKGLAYTVAELETLDLVPNQLHLWNGILISKKVVEVIGLPNPVLFIRGDENDYFMRMKRSRYLRFGTTTNCRVFHPGGLSEQHPMIGKRLIAVHTKSPLKNFYTYRNRGYLIRTYGGVNIPLLVLLELARYSLLFLLKKRNVKEWKFWISAALLGFRKNLISYEDWLKKKVN; encoded by the coding sequence ATGCCTAATCAGAATACTGTAGAAAGTAGGGAAAAAGTCTGCGCCATTGTGGTTACTCACAACAGAGAAGATCTCCTAAGGACTTGCCTTGAGAGTATATATCGTCAAAACCGGTTACCGGACAAGGTATTAGTCGTTGAAAACGCATGTAAGGACGAAACAGGAAAAGTGCTTGAAAGATTCTTTCCAGAGGTAACAAGAATAGCTTTAGCGAAAAATGAGGGTAGCGCAGGTGGTTTCTACCACGGTCTCAACAAGGCGTATGAAATGGGCTTTGATTGGTATTGGGTAGCTGATGATGATTGCGTAGCAGAACCTGACACATTAGCTACATTGCTAGAAGTAGCAAGAACCAATAAACTTGATGCCGTTGCACCGCTCTTGGTTGACATTTCAACCCCTAATCTGCTTTGCTTTCCTCTACCCACTAGCAAAGGCCTAGCGTATACAGTTGCCGAACTTGAGACGCTAGATCTGGTACCAAACCAACTTCATCTTTGGAACGGTATTTTGATAAGCAAAAAAGTGGTAGAGGTGATAGGTCTACCCAATCCGGTTCTGTTTATTCGAGGTGACGAGAATGACTACTTTATGCGAATGAAACGATCAAGATATTTACGCTTTGGTACTACTACCAACTGCAGAGTTTTTCATCCTGGTGGACTATCCGAACAACATCCGATGATTGGAAAGCGACTTATTGCCGTACATACCAAAAGCCCGCTGAAAAACTTTTATACCTATCGAAATCGAGGTTACTTAATAAGAACCTATGGTGGAGTCAACATACCTTTACTTGTGTTGCTAGAATTGGCTAGGTATTCTCTTTTGTTTCTTCTTAAAAAGCGCAACGTTAAGGAGTGGAAATTTTGGATTTCTGCCGCCCTCTTAGGGTTTAGGAAGAACTTAATATCTTACGAAGATTGGCTAAAAAAGAAGGTAAATTGA
- the thrB gene encoding homoserine kinase, with the protein MAAASSQRSFAVRVPATLANLGSGFDALGVALDLYLEVRATPAPEDAFYYTGQGQLPNTPDNLIHQGYRAAWQALGETRPPPVAIWAHNPIPLARGMGSSSAALVAGAALADAISGHRLGREGVFRVTAALEGHPDNVAPAVYGGFVAALADPPLALPLPAPQGLRFVLGVPPYEVPTPLARAALPQTVPYADAVHNLARSALWPAALYSGCYEALREAARDRLHQPYRAHLMPGLEEALEAAYRAGALAAFVGGAGPTLAALARPEHIPAICQALQAYVGQGSTLVLGLGRGLAYAPQEG; encoded by the coding sequence ATGGCCGCTGCTAGCAGCCAGAGGTCTTTTGCAGTGCGGGTGCCGGCCACCCTGGCCAACCTGGGCTCCGGCTTCGACGCCCTTGGGGTGGCGCTCGACCTCTACCTGGAGGTCCGCGCCACCCCCGCCCCCGAGGACGCCTTCTACTACACCGGGCAGGGCCAGCTCCCCAACACCCCCGACAACCTGATCCACCAGGGCTACCGCGCCGCCTGGCAGGCTCTAGGAGAGACCCGCCCGCCCCCCGTGGCCATCTGGGCCCACAACCCGATTCCCCTGGCCCGCGGCATGGGCAGCAGCTCGGCGGCCCTGGTGGCCGGGGCTGCCCTAGCCGACGCGATATCGGGCCACCGGCTGGGCCGGGAGGGGGTCTTTCGGGTGACGGCTGCCCTGGAAGGGCACCCCGACAACGTGGCCCCGGCGGTCTACGGAGGCTTCGTGGCCGCCCTGGCCGACCCCCCGCTGGCCCTGCCGCTGCCCGCTCCCCAGGGGCTTCGCTTTGTGCTGGGGGTGCCCCCCTACGAGGTGCCCACCCCTCTGGCCCGCGCTGCCCTGCCCCAGACGGTGCCCTACGCCGATGCGGTCCACAACCTGGCCCGCAGCGCCCTCTGGCCCGCTGCGCTCTACTCAGGCTGCTACGAGGCCCTGCGGGAGGCCGCCCGCGACCGGCTGCACCAGCCCTACCGGGCCCACCTTATGCCGGGGCTGGAGGAGGCCCTGGAGGCGGCCTACCGGGCGGGCGCGCTGGCCGCTTTCGTAGGGGGAGCGGGCCCCACCCTGGCCGCCCTGGCCAGGCCCGAGCATATCCCGGCCATCTGCCAGGCCCTGCAGGCCTACGTGGGCCAGGGCAGCACGCTGGTGCTGGGGCTGGGCAGGGGGCTGGCCTACGCTCCACAGGAGGGTTAG
- a CDS encoding glycosyltransferase family 4 protein, with translation MVVMRVLHIIEATGAGTARHVSDLCLGLAERGVEVHLAYSPLRLDHVLTQALPRLQQAGVRHIAIPMRRSPHPSDLAVLFRLHRYMADHGPFDLIHGHSSKGGALARLLAWLEKRAVIYTPNAFSTLSKNLSRTQKLLYESAEKVLARTTTALIAVSKSEAVEAQRLGIPAERIKLITNAIQINSGIPKKKSEVRKKLGLSCEHIVIGFVGRFVPQKAPFILIDAFARISTDYSQARLVMVGEGPLRPRMELRIKQLGVAGKVILPGPLEGRWAMQGFDIFALPSDYEGFPYVLLEAMAERLPIVATRVGGAEQAIAEGVNGFLVPTRSTVDFASALSRLLADEKLRKQMGEQSYKRVQAYSVDKMVDATLALYHELLGR, from the coding sequence ATGGTTGTGATGCGTGTGCTTCACATAATTGAAGCCACAGGAGCCGGCACTGCTCGTCACGTGTCTGACCTATGTCTGGGTCTAGCTGAGCGTGGTGTTGAGGTTCATTTGGCCTACTCTCCTCTTCGGCTCGACCACGTTCTTACCCAGGCTCTACCCAGACTTCAGCAAGCAGGTGTGCGACACATAGCAATTCCCATGCGAAGGTCACCCCACCCCAGCGACTTAGCTGTGCTATTCCGTCTGCATAGATACATGGCCGACCACGGCCCATTCGATCTTATACACGGCCACAGTTCCAAAGGTGGTGCACTGGCCCGCTTGTTAGCCTGGCTGGAAAAGAGGGCAGTGATTTACACACCCAATGCATTTTCAACCCTTTCGAAAAATTTAAGTCGAACCCAAAAACTTCTGTACGAATCGGCAGAAAAAGTGCTTGCCAGAACAACAACTGCTCTAATAGCTGTATCTAAAAGCGAAGCGGTAGAGGCCCAGCGCTTAGGTATCCCTGCGGAGCGGATAAAGCTTATTACCAACGCCATACAGATAAACTCCGGTATTCCCAAGAAAAAAAGCGAGGTCAGAAAAAAGCTAGGTTTATCATGTGAACACATAGTTATCGGTTTTGTGGGGCGCTTTGTACCTCAGAAAGCTCCTTTCATTCTGATAGACGCTTTTGCGCGCATTAGCACAGACTATTCTCAGGCTCGACTCGTGATGGTTGGGGAGGGTCCACTGCGACCAAGGATGGAGCTAAGAATTAAGCAATTGGGTGTGGCAGGAAAAGTCATCCTGCCGGGACCTTTGGAAGGTCGGTGGGCCATGCAAGGCTTCGATATATTTGCTTTGCCCAGCGACTATGAAGGTTTTCCCTATGTGCTGCTTGAGGCTATGGCTGAAAGGCTACCCATCGTTGCAACCCGCGTAGGAGGTGCTGAGCAAGCCATTGCCGAGGGCGTAAATGGCTTTCTGGTGCCCACGAGAAGCACAGTTGATTTTGCTAGTGCTCTAAGCCGGTTGTTGGCCGATGAAAAACTCAGGAAGCAAATGGGGGAACAAAGCTACAAAAGGGTTCAAGCTTACAGCGTAGATAAAATGGTGGACGCTACCCTAGCCCTTTACCACGAACTTCTAGGGAGGTAA
- the wbaP gene encoding undecaprenyl-phosphate galactose phosphotransferase WbaP: protein MQQTAVSSQQQAVRIHPYWRASFLLLTDLAAATISLGTAIGLRYLWDRSLLWDAYIELWPMLFLFPLAYALAGLYGVGIAPPEELRRLSYATSLVFLVLGGATFMYKSAAEYSRGAFVFAWGLALVLVPLGRALAREMFARKSWWGAPVVVLGAGKTGEEVVRALERQPGLGLKPIALLDDDPHKHGLVLGGVQVVGGLELAEQYAKAGVKHAILAMPGVPRNRLLELIETYGHRFPHLIVIPDLLGLSSLWVASRDIGGILGLELQHKLLSPASKVTKLSIDWLLALVCFLLSLPLLGLIWVLVKTTSIGPAFYIQSRLGHKGKIVNIIKFRTMYGDGEKRLAQVLAQNESLRIEYEQFHKLRNDPRLTPLGKWLRRFSLDELPQIINVLKGEISLIGPRAYLPREKERIGKFTKTILSVKPGVTGLWQVSGRNELTFEERLQIDVYYVRNWSIWLDLYILARTVWVVLTGKGAY from the coding sequence TTGCAGCAAACTGCGGTCTCCTCGCAGCAGCAAGCAGTCAGAATACATCCCTATTGGAGAGCTTCATTCCTTCTACTTACCGACTTAGCCGCTGCTACCATTTCCCTTGGCACTGCTATTGGTTTGAGGTATCTTTGGGATCGCTCCTTGCTATGGGATGCGTACATCGAGCTATGGCCAATGCTGTTTTTGTTCCCCCTAGCCTACGCGCTGGCTGGGCTATATGGGGTAGGAATTGCCCCCCCCGAGGAGCTGCGTCGCCTTAGTTATGCCACCAGTCTGGTCTTTTTGGTGCTGGGCGGGGCTACCTTCATGTACAAGTCGGCCGCCGAGTACTCGCGCGGGGCCTTTGTCTTTGCCTGGGGGTTGGCCCTGGTGCTGGTGCCTTTGGGACGGGCCCTAGCCAGAGAGATGTTCGCCAGAAAAAGCTGGTGGGGCGCACCGGTGGTTGTCCTTGGGGCAGGCAAGACCGGGGAGGAGGTGGTGCGGGCGCTGGAACGCCAACCTGGGCTTGGGCTAAAACCCATAGCCTTGCTGGACGACGACCCCCACAAGCACGGCCTGGTGCTGGGCGGGGTGCAGGTGGTGGGGGGGCTCGAGCTGGCCGAGCAGTACGCCAAAGCAGGCGTCAAGCACGCGATTTTAGCCATGCCGGGGGTACCGAGGAACCGCCTGCTTGAGTTGATAGAAACGTACGGCCACCGCTTCCCCCACCTCATCGTGATACCGGACCTGCTTGGGCTGTCGAGCCTTTGGGTGGCGTCCAGGGACATTGGTGGCATACTCGGACTGGAGTTACAACATAAGCTCCTAAGCCCTGCTTCGAAAGTAACAAAACTCAGCATAGACTGGCTATTGGCCTTAGTTTGCTTTCTTTTGAGCTTGCCTCTACTCGGCCTAATCTGGGTACTTGTCAAAACTACCTCTATAGGCCCCGCATTTTACATACAGTCTCGACTGGGGCATAAAGGGAAAATTGTGAACATCATAAAATTCAGAACCATGTATGGCGACGGAGAAAAAAGGCTAGCACAAGTCCTTGCACAAAACGAGAGTTTACGCATTGAATACGAGCAATTTCACAAGCTAAGGAATGATCCCCGCCTCACACCACTGGGGAAATGGCTGCGGCGTTTTAGCCTAGACGAACTTCCTCAAATAATAAACGTCCTAAAAGGTGAGATAAGCTTGATAGGACCTAGGGCCTATCTTCCTAGAGAAAAAGAAAGAATAGGGAAGTTCACAAAAACAATCCTGAGCGTAAAACCGGGAGTTACTGGTCTGTGGCAGGTTAGTGGTCGGAACGAGCTCACCTTTGAAGAAAGGCTCCAAATTGACGTCTACTACGTACGCAACTGGTCGATCTGGCTGGACCTGTACATCCTGGCCCGCACGGTGTGGGTGGTTCTTACGGGCAAAGGTGCTTACTAG
- a CDS encoding HEPN domain-containing protein has translation MSAEKQRREALRWLRQAEDDLEAGHALASAGKYAQAAFFAQQAGEKALKAVWLAQDADPWGHSLGRLIREMPEAAKSAFDPLLDYALALDKLYIPTRYPDALAELTPAEAYTQSEAQTALAQAGQILQLAARWLGEVAP, from the coding sequence ATGAGCGCGGAAAAACAGCGGCGTGAGGCCCTGCGCTGGCTGCGGCAAGCCGAGGATGACCTGGAGGCCGGCCATGCGCTGGCCTCGGCAGGCAAGTACGCCCAGGCCGCCTTCTTCGCCCAACAAGCGGGGGAAAAAGCCCTGAAGGCCGTCTGGCTAGCCCAGGATGCTGACCCCTGGGGACACTCCCTGGGCCGCTTGATCCGGGAGATGCCCGAGGCCGCTAAGAGCGCTTTTGATCCCTTGCTGGACTACGCCCTGGCCCTGGACAAGCTCTACATACCCACCCGCTATCCCGATGCTCTGGCCGAGCTCACCCCCGCCGAGGCCTACACCCAAAGCGAGGCCCAAACCGCGCTGGCCCAGGCTGGGCAGATCCTGCAATTGGCCGCGCGCTGGCTTGGCGAGGTGGCCCCATGA
- a CDS encoding O-antigen ligase, whose protein sequence is MLLLPLKAPWFATAAGLGLWRVLRHRQGVLAWAFGALAVAGGLGQLLATPPNLLPQVAPGFATSNLPPGQSPNLLSPFLHGLLGWNPEEGGQRAAKAVGDGFWRIPQHSPAGRRYVEFFVDRWYPLEAGKTYTQSFYIRHDGSQARFTITFFTQRGHHPVPTQMEAVAPGVWRVWASYTAQEGDRAVRAIDFFNEGGDFTYLEVGWAQLEEGPTPTAYRMGPTGLKSLGWRLWWWVGVALLGFLVLQAGLWLFQSIPPSKAAWAILLGMLAHLAYAGWQWLEAGPGARVAGLTPQPNFLGHGAVMAAGLIWVLGGKRLGGVALGLAAALLFLSGSRTAFWALLLLGGAWAWSLGRSRPWVLGLAGLLGALALWQPELLGRLSQALTLDHSAQARLQFWQVAIQALRENPLGGIGFGHFPLYFDLNPPPNPIEPSPPHAHNLALHLLAEGGLLALLGLGIWLLGVGHALLKAGARPSLTLLGIALLLNLTDFSLFSAWVYYPLLLAVAFGLQKQHSPARVGL, encoded by the coding sequence TTGCTCCTGCTCCCTCTCAAGGCCCCCTGGTTCGCTACAGCCGCCGGGCTTGGTCTGTGGCGGGTGCTGCGCCACCGGCAGGGGGTGCTGGCCTGGGCTTTTGGCGCCCTGGCTGTGGCCGGCGGGCTCGGCCAACTGCTGGCCACCCCGCCCAATCTGCTGCCCCAGGTAGCCCCAGGCTTTGCCACCAGCAACCTGCCCCCCGGCCAGAGCCCCAACCTGCTGAGCCCCTTTCTCCACGGCTTGCTGGGCTGGAACCCCGAGGAGGGCGGTCAGCGCGCGGCTAAGGCGGTGGGCGATGGGTTCTGGCGAATACCCCAGCATAGCCCGGCAGGCCGGCGCTACGTCGAGTTTTTCGTGGACCGCTGGTACCCCCTGGAGGCCGGAAAAACCTACACCCAGAGCTTCTACATACGGCACGACGGGAGCCAGGCCAGGTTCACCATCACCTTCTTCACCCAGCGGGGACACCATCCTGTGCCCACCCAGATGGAAGCGGTGGCCCCAGGGGTCTGGCGGGTCTGGGCCAGCTACACCGCCCAGGAGGGCGACCGGGCGGTGCGGGCCATCGACTTCTTCAACGAAGGGGGCGACTTCACCTATCTGGAGGTGGGCTGGGCGCAGCTCGAGGAGGGCCCCACCCCCACCGCCTACCGCATGGGGCCCACCGGGCTGAAGTCGCTGGGCTGGCGGCTTTGGTGGTGGGTGGGCGTCGCCTTGCTGGGCTTCCTGGTGCTACAGGCAGGCCTCTGGCTTTTTCAAAGCATCCCTCCCTCCAAAGCTGCGTGGGCCATCCTGCTCGGGATGCTGGCCCACCTGGCCTACGCGGGCTGGCAGTGGCTCGAGGCCGGCCCAGGCGCCCGCGTCGCCGGCCTCACCCCCCAGCCCAACTTCCTGGGCCACGGCGCGGTCATGGCCGCAGGGCTGATCTGGGTGCTGGGGGGCAAGCGGCTTGGGGGGGTGGCGCTGGGGCTGGCCGCGGCCTTGCTCTTTCTCTCCGGCAGCCGCACGGCTTTTTGGGCGCTGCTGCTTTTGGGGGGAGCGTGGGCCTGGAGCCTGGGGCGCTCCCGGCCCTGGGTGCTGGGGCTAGCCGGGCTGCTGGGGGCGCTGGCCCTCTGGCAGCCCGAGCTTCTGGGGCGGCTTTCCCAGGCCCTGACCCTGGACCACAGCGCCCAGGCCCGGCTGCAGTTCTGGCAGGTGGCCATCCAGGCCCTGCGGGAAAACCCCCTAGGCGGCATCGGCTTTGGTCATTTTCCCCTCTATTTCGACCTTAACCCACCGCCCAACCCCATCGAGCCTTCCCCCCCCCACGCCCACAACCTGGCGCTCCACCTGCTGGCCGAGGGGGGCCTGCTGGCCCTGCTGGGGCTGGGGATCTGGCTTCTGGGTGTGGGGCACGCCCTGCTCAAGGCCGGGGCCCGGCCTAGCCTGACCCTTTTGGGCATCGCTTTGCTGCTCAATCTCACCGACTTCTCGCTCTTCTCGGCCTGGGTCTACTATCCGCTGTTGCTGGCGGTGGCTTTTGGGCTGCAAAAGCAGCACAGCCCGGCTCGGGTGGGGTTATGA
- a CDS encoding flippase: MPAMSALARLTRLLQGRTAQNLLALYGVQFANYLLPLILLPFLARVLGPGGWGLLAIVQSYAQYLSLLVEYGFALSATREVARHREHRDRLAEILAGVTGAKILLSVGAAGLTLLIAPWVENLSQDPLLLWSGVFWAIALGFSPNWFFQGLERLRLVAGIEVATKTIAALFILLLVQSPSDAWKVLFLQGLASSLSSILTLWLAYKKVGFRWPNVPLSKEAFQLGWSMFFFRAAVSLYTVGNVFILGLFAPPHLVAYYAGAERLTKALLGLLEPINRTFFPKLSYLVQHSPQAAAHLAGRIVIAMGLGGALGALLVVGLAPWIVHLLLGHEYQAATSIMRILALLLPMIALSNALGIQWMLALGLDRPFNGVILWAGFLNLGLALVLVPRLAHYGMAYAVVLVEAFVTGAMWFYLWRQGKTPWQIQKRIQA, encoded by the coding sequence ATGCCCGCAATGAGCGCGCTGGCCCGACTCACCCGGCTTCTTCAGGGCCGCACGGCGCAAAACCTGCTGGCGCTTTATGGGGTTCAGTTTGCCAACTACCTCCTGCCGCTCATTCTGCTACCATTCCTGGCCCGGGTGCTGGGGCCGGGAGGGTGGGGGCTTCTGGCCATCGTCCAGTCTTACGCCCAGTACCTTTCCCTGCTGGTAGAGTACGGCTTTGCCCTCTCGGCCACACGGGAGGTAGCCCGGCATCGCGAGCACCGGGACAGGCTGGCCGAAATCCTCGCAGGAGTGACAGGAGCGAAAATCCTCCTTTCCGTAGGGGCTGCAGGGCTCACACTCCTCATCGCCCCTTGGGTGGAAAACCTGAGCCAGGACCCTTTGCTTCTTTGGTCCGGGGTATTCTGGGCTATAGCCTTAGGCTTTAGCCCCAACTGGTTTTTCCAGGGCCTGGAGCGCCTACGGCTGGTGGCGGGGATTGAAGTGGCCACAAAGACAATAGCGGCCCTCTTCATCCTGCTCCTGGTGCAATCCCCTTCGGATGCTTGGAAGGTGTTGTTCCTGCAGGGGCTGGCCTCGAGCCTAAGTAGCATCCTGACCCTCTGGCTGGCCTACAAGAAGGTGGGCTTTCGCTGGCCTAATGTTCCGCTCTCCAAAGAGGCCTTCCAGTTAGGTTGGAGCATGTTTTTCTTTCGCGCCGCAGTCAGCCTATACACCGTGGGCAACGTCTTCATCTTAGGCCTTTTCGCACCACCCCACCTGGTCGCCTACTACGCAGGGGCAGAGCGCCTGACCAAGGCCCTGCTTGGCCTTCTAGAGCCCATCAACCGAACTTTTTTCCCTAAACTGAGCTACCTGGTCCAGCACTCCCCCCAAGCCGCTGCCCACCTGGCAGGCAGGATAGTTATTGCTATGGGCCTCGGCGGCGCTCTAGGGGCGTTGCTGGTTGTGGGGCTGGCCCCCTGGATCGTACACCTGCTGCTGGGCCACGAGTACCAGGCTGCCACCTCGATCATGCGCATCCTGGCCCTTCTGTTACCCATGATTGCGCTCAGCAACGCCCTTGGCATTCAGTGGATGCTGGCCTTGGGACTCGACCGCCCTTTCAATGGTGTAATCTTATGGGCGGGGTTCCTCAACCTGGGGCTTGCCCTGGTATTGGTACCCCGCTTAGCCCACTATGGCATGGCCTATGCTGTGGTGCTGGTAGAGGCTTTCGTTACAGGGGCTATGTGGTTTTACCTGTGGCGCCAAGGCAAAACCCCCTGGCAGATTCAAAAAAGGATCCAAGCATGA
- a CDS encoding EpsG family protein, whose translation MAKKEGKLTVDVYILGLATSYLSIALWQLRVLVNRVVFSLPILFIGLIIVFRYSGTDTYGIYENILKSILEGQESELLSGLEPGFVTLSKISLWITGSEIWALRFIGLIFILLVLGFIVRADKLEIKFAFLYFIPLLIYQYGMNAVRAGLALALTLLAWQALRRGNWALFGFLGTVSLLFHYSIALVLGLILLGEILRASPKLPRLIVILLGFTTITSLLLLTRWDYFESKITLYSDYESPYAYSGLSRTGIILLIWVLFLIAVVNKTKTTFTPVIRTFTLVVLPSLIFQGLALVSYAGLRLLELMTFVVPLVLIRELDHTKKAGKTFWVGLALAGLIGAGFVYRSFLVDYNGQLTGTLTPFLPYRTIFDYKP comes from the coding sequence TTGGCTAAAAAAGAAGGTAAATTGACCGTGGATGTATACATTCTAGGCCTAGCTACCTCTTACTTATCGATAGCCCTCTGGCAGTTGAGAGTGCTGGTCAACCGGGTTGTTTTCTCATTGCCAATTCTGTTTATCGGGCTGATAATAGTCTTTCGCTACAGCGGGACAGACACATACGGAATTTATGAGAACATCTTAAAGAGTATCCTGGAAGGTCAAGAAAGTGAACTTTTGAGTGGTCTTGAGCCTGGATTCGTGACCCTATCGAAAATCTCGCTTTGGATTACTGGTTCTGAGATTTGGGCCCTAAGGTTCATAGGGCTGATTTTTATTCTCCTTGTTTTGGGATTCATAGTTCGAGCCGACAAATTAGAAATAAAGTTCGCATTTCTGTACTTTATTCCTTTGCTCATATATCAATACGGCATGAATGCTGTACGCGCTGGACTGGCCTTGGCGCTTACTCTACTTGCATGGCAAGCGCTTAGGAGAGGCAACTGGGCACTCTTCGGCTTTTTAGGCACAGTCAGTTTGCTTTTTCACTACTCTATCGCCCTTGTACTAGGACTAATTTTATTGGGAGAAATACTAAGAGCAAGCCCAAAACTACCTCGCCTAATTGTAATATTGCTAGGATTCACTACTATAACGTCTTTACTGTTATTGACAAGATGGGACTATTTTGAGTCAAAAATTACGCTATACTCCGATTATGAAAGCCCCTACGCCTATTCTGGTCTTTCTAGAACAGGAATAATCCTCCTGATCTGGGTGCTCTTTCTTATCGCGGTGGTGAATAAAACAAAAACAACATTCACGCCTGTCATAAGAACGTTTACGCTGGTTGTCTTACCTTCCTTAATCTTCCAAGGACTAGCCCTGGTTTCATATGCTGGACTTAGGTTGCTAGAACTTATGACTTTCGTGGTGCCTCTTGTTCTAATCAGAGAGTTAGATCACACGAAAAAAGCCGGAAAAACATTTTGGGTTGGACTTGCACTAGCAGGGCTCATAGGAGCTGGCTTTGTTTACCGAAGCTTTCTTGTAGATTATAATGGCCAGCTCACTGGCACATTAACTCCATTCTTGCCCTACAGAACCATCTTCGACTACAAACCATGA